TTAGCACTTGTTCTTTGTATACAATAAATGTATACTATATATCAGAGTGTTTTTAAAAAGATTGGAGTGGAAGAATGATGGAAATCACAATTACTAAAAGAACACAGTTAAAACCAAAACCGGATGAGAATAATTTGGTTTTCGGGACTGAATTTACAGATCATATGTTTATCATGGATTACACAGAGGGTAAAGGCTGGCATGATGCCAGAATCGTCCCATATGGCCCAATAGAGCTTTCTCCAGCGGCAATGGTGCTTCATTATGCTCAGGAGGTTTTCGAGGGAATGAAAGCCTATAAAACGCCAGAGGGCGATATCCAGTTTTTCAGACCCATGGAAAACTTTGCGCGTATGAACCGCTCAAATGCCCGGATGTGTATTCCCCAGATTGATGAAGAATTTGTATTTGATGCCTTAAAGCAGCTTGTCGCCCTTGACCAGGACTGGGTGCCTCACGCACCGGGGACTTCTCTGTATATCCGTCCTTTTGTCTTTGCAACAGATCCATTCATCGGCGTTCGTACCAGCCTTCACTATAAATTTATTATTATTTTGAGCCCAGTAGGTGCATATTATGCGACAGGTCTGCAGCCTGCAAGAATGCATGTGGAAGATATTTACTCAAGAACCGTTGTGGGTGGCACAGGCGAGGCTAAATGCGGTGGTAACTATGCAGGTGGCCTGGCGGCACAGGA
The DNA window shown above is from Eubacterium limosum and carries:
- a CDS encoding branched-chain amino acid aminotransferase, which produces MEITITKRTQLKPKPDENNLVFGTEFTDHMFIMDYTEGKGWHDARIVPYGPIELSPAAMVLHYAQEVFEGMKAYKTPEGDIQFFRPMENFARMNRSNARMCIPQIDEEFVFDALKQLVALDQDWVPHAPGTSLYIRPFVFATDPFIGVRTSLHYKFIIILSPVGAYYATGLQPARMHVEDIYSRTVVGGTGEAKCGGNYAGGLAAQEKAHDEGFEQILWLDGAERRYIEEVGTSNIFFKVDGKFITPELHGTILPGITRKSVIELLQSWGEEVIERRITIDEFVDMYHKGQIEEVFGTGTAAVVSPIGGLEYQGEDMSFNNGEIGEYTQRIYDTLFGMQTGTVEDKLGWTVKL